One genomic window of Denticeps clupeoides chromosome 14, fDenClu1.1, whole genome shotgun sequence includes the following:
- the fam110c gene encoding protein FAM110C → MRVLRVRARRVFPATLKPAAFSVKRAVVLEMQPPPRIRVKGPEHLRRQLGTETKTGLSAAERLAASRPRYLKSSAQGPAAAAADAASSSSFSASFGSADPEDEAPEDAAEATGAVKRNSSKKRPDSLLLYRQKCDLLRSPAGGDNRRIQRREPLLRAPKNKDQEDQENGEAGPPAEEVLRRPQHRRLEELEPTGRRGVGRSHSDISSRYSKNFADFDAFFKFCGLDGEVVDTLGRENFSAHSTDTTDAKVRSVSVAASEDQFSRSSGDSGGLHEDEVPKANPTSAVERNARVIKWLYSCRNAAESGKVLRDLD, encoded by the coding sequence ATGCGCGTCCTGCGTGTCCGGGCACGTCGTGTCTTCCCAGCAACTTTAAAACCCGCAGCTTTCTCCGTTAAACGCGCCGTTGTGCTGGAAATGCAGCCTCCCCCGCGGATCCGGGTGAAGGGGCCGGAGCATCTGCGCCGGCAGCTGGGGACCGAGACCAAGACGGGCCTGAGCGCGGCGGAGAGGCTGGCGGCCAGCAGACCCCGGTACCTGAAGAGCTCCGCGCAGggacccgccgccgccgccgccgacgccgcctcctcctcctccttctcggCTTCGTTCGGCAGCGCGGACCCGGAGGACGAGGCGCCGGAGGACGCGGCAGAAGCGACCGGCGCCGTGAAGCGCAACAGCTCCAAGAAGCGGCCCGACTCGCTGCTGCTGTACCGGCAGAAATGCGACCTGCTGAGAAGCCCCGCCGGCGGGGACAACAGGCGGATTCAGCGCCGGGAACCGCTGCTCAGAGCCCCGAAGAACAAGGACCAGGAGGACCAGGAGAACGGAGAAGCAGGTCCACCGGCCGAGGAGGTCCTCAGGAGACCCCAGCACAGGCGCCTGGAGGAACTCGAGCCCACGGGCCGGAGGGGCGTGGGGAGGTCCCACTCCGACATCAGCTCCAGGTACTCCAAGAACTTCGCCGACTTCGACGCCTTCTTCAAGTTCTGCGGCCTGGACGGCGAGGTGGTGGACACGCTGGGCAGGGAGAACTTCTCCGCGCACTCCACGGACACCACGGACGCGAAGGTCCGGAGCGTGAGCGTGGCCGCGTCCGAGGACCAGTTCTCGCGGAGCAGCGGGGACAGCGGCGGGCTCCACGAGGACGAGGTCCCCAAGGCGAACCCCACGTCCGCCGTGGAGCGCAACGCCCGGGTCATCAAGTGGCTGTACAGCTGCAGGAACGCGGCGGAGTCTGGGAAGGTTCTGCGCGACCTGGACTGA
- the acp1 gene encoding low molecular weight phosphotyrosine protein phosphatase isoform X1 — translation MAGSSRKSVLFVCLGNICRSPIAEAVFRKMATDSGIVDNWRIDSAATSTYEIGNPPDYRGQACMKRHGVHMQHTARQVTKDDFLSFDFILCMDESNLRDLNKKANTVKNFKAKVELLGTYDPEKQLIIKDPYYGSDEDFESVYEQCVRCCKAFLERNS, via the exons ATGGCGGGATCGTCACGGAAGTCCGTGTTATTCGTGTGTCTGG GAAATATCTGCAGGTCTCCGATTGCTGAAGCTGTCTTCAGGAAGATGGCAACTGATAGCGGAATTGTGGATAAT TGGAGGATAGACAGTGCCGCCACGTCCACGTACGAGATCGGGAACCCGCCAGATTACCGGGGTCAGGCCTGCATGAAGAGGCACGGGGTTCATATGCAGCACACGGCGAGGCAG GTGACAAAGGATGACTTCCTGAGTTTTGATTTTATCCTGTGCATGGATGAAAGCAACTTGAG GGATCTGAATAAAAAAGCCAACACAGTGAAGAACTTCAAGGCTAAAGTTGAGCTCCTTGGGACCTACGATCCCGAGAAACAGCTGATTATAAAAGACCCGTACTAT gGCAGCGATGAAGACTTTGAATCCGTGTATGAACAGTGTGTCAGGTGCTGCAAAGCCTTCCTGGAACGCAACTCCTGA
- the acp1 gene encoding low molecular weight phosphotyrosine protein phosphatase isoform X2 codes for MAGSSRKSVLFVCLGNICRSPIAEAVFRKMATDSGIVDNWRIDSAATSDWNTGSTPDTRGVACLRKHGTETDHRARQVTKDDFLSFDFILCMDESNLRDLNKKANTVKNFKAKVELLGTYDPEKQLIIKDPYYGSDEDFESVYEQCVRCCKAFLERNS; via the exons ATGGCGGGATCGTCACGGAAGTCCGTGTTATTCGTGTGTCTGG GAAATATCTGCAGGTCTCCGATTGCTGAAGCTGTCTTCAGGAAGATGGCAACTGATAGCGGAATTGTGGATAAT TGGCGAATCGATAGCGCCGCCACATCTGACTGGAATACAGGGAGCACCCCGGACACCCGAGGTGTGGCGTGCCTGAGGAAACATGGCACTGAGACTGACCACAGGGCCAGACAG GTGACAAAGGATGACTTCCTGAGTTTTGATTTTATCCTGTGCATGGATGAAAGCAACTTGAG GGATCTGAATAAAAAAGCCAACACAGTGAAGAACTTCAAGGCTAAAGTTGAGCTCCTTGGGACCTACGATCCCGAGAAACAGCTGATTATAAAAGACCCGTACTAT gGCAGCGATGAAGACTTTGAATCCGTGTATGAACAGTGTGTCAGGTGCTGCAAAGCCTTCCTGGAACGCAACTCCTGA
- the LOC114763734 gene encoding ALK and LTK ligand 2-like isoform X2 yields the protein MCAPRALLVAGLALTLLSRALHAAGGEDRSSGGRGPEAARSPARSADPGDSRATEVFRRDVRKKEKFLKHLTGPLYFSPKCRKLLYRLYNNSRDCSMPSHYRRCARLLTRLAGSPRCTET from the exons ATGTGCGCACCGCGGGCGCTGCTCGTCGCAGGACTCGCGCTGACGCTCCTGTCCCGCGCCCTGCACGCCGCCGGCGGCGAGGACCGGAGCTCCGGCGGCCGCGGGCCGGAGGCGGCGCGGAGCCCGGCGCGGAGCGCGGATCCGGGCGACAGCAGGGCGACAG AGGTGTTCCGCAGAGATGTGAGGAAGAAGGAGAAGTTCCTGAAGCATCTAACAG GTCCACTGTACTTCAGCCCGAAGTGCAGGAAGCTGCTCTACAGACTCTACAACAACAGCAGAGACTGCAGCATGCCTTCAC ATTACAGAAGGTGTGCGCGACTTTTGACTCGACTGGCAGGGAGTCCGCGCTGTACGGAGACGTGA
- the LOC114763734 gene encoding ALK and LTK ligand 1-like isoform X1 yields MCAPRALLVAGLALTLLSRALHAAGGEDRSSGGRGPEAARSPARSADPGDSRATGRRSSASGTSGASRASLQIQMSFSLPEVFRRDVRKKEKFLKHLTGPLYFSPKCRKLLYRLYNNSRDCSMPSHYRRCARLLTRLAGSPRCTET; encoded by the exons ATGTGCGCACCGCGGGCGCTGCTCGTCGCAGGACTCGCGCTGACGCTCCTGTCCCGCGCCCTGCACGCCGCCGGCGGCGAGGACCGGAGCTCCGGCGGCCGCGGGCCGGAGGCGGCGCGGAGCCCGGCGCGGAGCGCGGATCCGGGCGACAGCAGGGCGACAGGTCGGCGTTCGTCAGCATCTGGCACCTCCGGGGCGTCCAGGGCTTCGCTGCAGATTCAAATGTCCTTTTCTCTTCCAGAGGTGTTCCGCAGAGATGTGAGGAAGAAGGAGAAGTTCCTGAAGCATCTAACAG GTCCACTGTACTTCAGCCCGAAGTGCAGGAAGCTGCTCTACAGACTCTACAACAACAGCAGAGACTGCAGCATGCCTTCAC ATTACAGAAGGTGTGCGCGACTTTTGACTCGACTGGCAGGGAGTCCGCGCTGTACGGAGACGTGA
- the tmem18 gene encoding transmembrane protein 18: MTGAKAQNLSSIPIDAFSNLRVTSVWSFLQSVQWSEPWLTGLLAFHGVCLVVTVLTCKHYRLQIFHFLMMVAMVYSAENLNEVAARNWRSFAQFQYFDSRGMFISLVYSVPILCNTMIIVAVWVYRAFTTMSELKTLQLKKKAARQRLKKTE, encoded by the exons ATGACGGGGGCAAAAGCACAAAATCTGAGCTCCATTCCAATCGACGCCTTCAGCAACCTGCGCGTCACTTCTGTCTGGTCTTTCCTCCAGTCG GTCCAGTGGTCGGAACCGTGGCTGACAGGCCTGCTGGCGTTTCACGGAGTTTGCCTGGTCGTCACTGTCCTGACCTGCAAGCACTACAGACTTCagatatttcattttctgatgATGG TTGCCATGGTGTATAGTGCAGAGAACCTGAATGAAGTGGCTGCGCGGAACTGGAG gtCATTTGCACAGTTCCAGTATTTTGACTCTAGAGGAATGTTTATATCATTGGTTTACTCTGTTCCAATTCTTTGTAACACAATGATTATTGTG GCTGTGTGGGTCTATCGTGCCTTCACTACCATGTCAGAGCTGAAAACCCTTCAGCTGAAGAAAAAGGCTGCCAGACAGAGATTAAAGAAGACCGAATGA